Proteins encoded together in one Centropristis striata isolate RG_2023a ecotype Rhode Island chromosome 6, C.striata_1.0, whole genome shotgun sequence window:
- the LOC131973192 gene encoding myosin heavy chain, fast skeletal muscle-like isoform X3, whose translation MSTDAEMAVYGKAAIYLRKPEKERIEAQNKPFDAKSACYVADAKELYLKGTITKKDGGKVTVKLLGSEEVGITKTVKEDDVSPMNPPKYDKIEDMAMMTHLNEASVLYNLKERYAAWMIYTYSGLFCATVNPYKWLPVYDAEVVSAYRGKKRMEAPPHIFSVSDNAFQFMLCDRENQSVLITGESGAGKTVNTKRVIQYFATISVGGEKKRDTSKGSLEDQIIAANPLLEAYGNAKTVRNDNSSRFGKFIRIHFGASGKLSSADIETYLLEKSRVTFQLPDERGYHIFYQMMTNHKPELIELSLITTNPYDFPMCSQGQITVASIDDKVELEATDNAIDILGFTGEEKMSIYKMTGAVLHHGNMKFKQKQREEQAEPDGTEDADKVAYLLGLNSADMLKALCYPRVKVGNEFVTKGQTVPQVNNAVPALAKSIYERMFLWMVIRINQMLDTKQPRQYFIGVLDIAGFEIFDYNSMEQLCINFTNEKLQQFFNHHMFVLEQEEYKKEGIIWEFIDFGMDLAACIELIEKPMGIFSILEEECMFPKATDTSFKNKLYDQHLGKNRAFEKPKPAKGKVEAHFSLVHYAGTVDYNISGWLDKNKDPLNESVIQLYQKSSVKLLNLLYPPVVEEASASKKGGKKKGGSMQTVSSQFRENLGKLMTNLRSTHPHFVRCLIPNESKTPGLMENFLVIHQLRCNGVLEGIRICRKGFPSRILYADFKQRYKVLNASVIPEGQFIDNKKASEKLLGSIDVPHDEYRFGHTKVFFKAGLLGTLEEMRDEKLASLVTMTQAMCRGFLMRREFVKMMERKEAIYTIQYNVRSFMNVKHWPWMKVYYKIKPLLKSAETEKELAAMKENYEKMASDLATALAKKKELEEKMVSLLQEKNDLQLQVASEGENLSDAEERCEGLIKSKIQLEAKLKETTERLEDEEEINSELTAKKRKLEDECSELKKDIDDLELTLAKVEKEKHATENKVKNLTEEMASQDESIAKLTKEKKALQEAHQQTLDDLQAEEDKVNTLTKAKTKLEQQVDDLEGSLEQEKKLRMDLERAKRKLEGDLKLAQESIMDLENDKQQSDEKLKKKDFEVSQLLSKIEDEQSMGAQLQKKIKELQARIEELEEEIEAERAARAKVEKQRADLSRELEEISERLEEAGGATAAQIEMNKKREAEFQKLRRDLEESTLQHEATAAALRKKQADSVAELGEQIDNLQRVKQKLEKEKSEYKMEIDDLSSNMEAVAKAKGNLEKMCRTLEDQLSELKTKNDENVRQINDTSAQKARLLTENGEFGRQIEEKEALVSQLTRGKQAFTQQIEELKRQIEEEVKAKNALAHGLQSARHDCDLLREQFEEEQEAKAELQRGMSKANSEVAQWRSKYETDAIQRTEELEEAKKKLAQRLQEAEEQIEAVNSKCASLEKTKQRLQSEVEDLMIDVERANGLAANLDKKQRNFDKVLAEWKQKFEEGQAELEGAQKEARTLSTELFKMKNSYEEALDQLETMKRENKNLQQEISDLTEQIGETGKSIHELEKSKKQVETEKSEIQTALEEAEGTLEHEESKILRVQLELNQIKGEVDRKLAEKDEEMEQIKRNSQRVIDSMQSTLDSEVRSRNDALRIKKKMEGDLNEMEIQLSHANRQAAESQKQLRNVQAQLKDAQLHLDDAVRAQEDVKEQAAMVERRNGLMVAEIEELRAALEQTERSRKIAEQELVDASERVGLLHSQNTSLLNTKKKLETDLVQVQGEVDDTVQEARNAEDKAKKAITDAAMMAEELKKEQDTSAHLERMKKNLEVAVKDLQHRLDEAENLAMKGGKKQLQKLETRVRELETEVEAEQRRGADAVKGVRKYERRVKELTYQTEEDKKNVTRLQDLVDKLQLKVKAYKRQAEEAEEQANVHLSKCRKVQHELEEAEERADIAESQVNKMRAKSRDAGKVSTHQCCEK comes from the exons ATGAGTACCGACGCGGAGATGGCCGTTTACGGCAAGGCTGCCATTTACCTTCGTAAGCCAGAGAAGGAGAGGATTGAGGCTCAAAACAAACCTTTTGATGCCAAGAGTGCCTGCTACGTGGCCGATGCCAAGGAGCTGTACCTGAAGGGCACAATCACCAAGAAAGATGGTGGCAAAGTCACCGTCAAACTCCTGGGCTCTGAGGAGGTTGGTATCACAAA GACAGTTAAAGAAGATGACGTCTCTCCAATGAACCCTCCCAAGTACGACAAGATTGAGGACATGGCCATGATGACCCATCTCAATGAAGCCTCTGTGCTGTATAACCTCAAAGAGCGTTATGCAGCATGGATGATCTAC ACCTACTCTGGGTTGTTCTGTGCAACTGTGAACCCCTACAAGTGGCTCCCAGTGTACGATGCTGAAGTTGTCAGTGCCTACAGAGGCAAGAAGCGTATGGAGGCTCCACCCCATATCTTCTCCGTCTCTGACAACGCTTTCCAGTTCATGCTGTGTG ACAGGGAGAACCAGTCCGTCTTGATCAC TGGAGAGTCTGGTGCTGGAAAGACTGTGAACACAAAGCGTGTCATCCAGTACTTCGCAACAATCTCAGTTGGTGGAGAAAAGAAGAGGGACACCTCAAAG GGATCCCTTGAGGATCAGATTATTGCAGCCAATCCCCTGCTGGAGGCCTATGGTAACGCCAAAACTGTGAGGAATGACAACTCCTCTCGTTTC GGTAAATTCATCAGAATCCATTTCGGTGCAAGTGGTAAACTGTCTAGTGCTGATATTGAGACTT ATCTGCTGGAGAAGTCTAGAGTGACATTCCAGCTTCCCGATGAGAGAGGCTACCACATCTTCTACCAGATGATGACCAACCACAAACCCGAGCTGATTG AACTGTCTCTCATCACAACCAACCCCTACGACTTCCCCATGTGCAGTCAGGGTCAGATCACTGTGGCCAGTATTGATGACAAGGTTGAGCTGGAAGCCACTGAT AATGCCATTGACATCCTGGGCTTCACCGGAGAGGAGAAGATGAGCATCTACAAGATGACTGGTGCTGTGCTCCACCATGGTAACATGAAGTTCAAGCAGAAGCAGCGTGAGGAGCAGGCTGAGCCAGATGGCACAGAGG ATGCTGACAAGGTTGCTTACTTGCTGGGTCTGAACTCCGCTGACATGCTGAAGGCTCTGTGCTATCCCAGAGTGAAGGTCGGAAATGAGTTTGTCACCAAGGGACAGACTGTACCTCAG GTGAATAACGCTGTGCCTGCCCTGGCCAAGTCTATCTATGAGAGGATGTTCTTGTGGATGGTCATCCGTATCAACCAGATGTTGGACACCAAGCAGCCAAGGCAGTACTTCATTGGTGTGCTGGATATTGCTGGCTTTGAGATCTTTGAT TATAACAGCATGGAGCAGCTGTGCATCAACTTCACCAATGAGAAACTGCAACAGTTCTTCAACCACCACATGTTCGTCCTGGAGCAAGAGGAGTACAAGAAGGAGGGTATTATCTGGGAGTTCATTGACTTTGGCATGGACTTGGCTGCCTGCATTGAGCTGATTGAGAAG CCCATGGGCATCTTCTCCATCCTTGAAGAGGAGTGCATGTTCCCCAAGGCCACAGACACATCCTTCAAGAACAAGCTGTATGACCAGCATCTTGGCAAAAACAGAGCATTTGAGAAGCCCAAGCCCGCCAAGGGCAAGGTTGAGGCTCACTTCTCCCTGGTCCACTATGCTGGTACCGTGGACTACAATATCTCTGGCTGGCTGGACAAGAACAAGGACCCACTGAACGAGTCTGTTATTCAGCTGTACCAGAAGTCCTCAGTGAAACTGCTGAATCTTCTGTATCCCCCTGTTGTTGAAG AGGCTAGCGCCAGCAAGAAGGGAGGCAAGAAGAAGGGTGGTTCTATGCAGACTGTGTCTTCACAGTTTAGG GAGAACTTGGGCAAGCTGATGACCAACTTGAGGAGCACCCATCCTCACTTTGTGCGCTGCCTGATTCCCAATGAGTCAAAGACTCCAG GTCTGATGGAGAACTTCCTGGTCATCCACCAGCTCAGGTGTAACGGTGTGCTGGAGGGTATCAGAATCTGCAGGAAAGGTTTCCCCAGCAGAATCCTCTATGCTGACTTCAAACAGAG GTACAAGGTACTGAATGCCAGTGTCATCCCTGAGGGCCAGTTCATTGACAACAAGAAGGCTTCAGAGAAGCTGCTTGGGTCAATTGATGTGCCCCATGATGAGTACAGATTCGGACACACCAAG GTGTTCTTCAAGGCTGGTCTGCTGGGTACCCTTGAGGAGATGAGAGATGAAAAACTTGCTTCTCTGGTCACCATGACTCAAGCTATGTGCCGTGGTTTCCTCATGAGGAGAGAGTTTGTGAAGATGATGGAGAGGAA GGAAGCCATCTATACCATCCAGTACAATGTTCGCTCATTCATGAATGTCAAACACTGGCCATGGATGAAGGTGTACTACAAGATCAAGCCTCTGCTGAAGAGTGCTGAGACTGAGAAGGAGCTGGCAGCTATGAAGGAGAACTACGAGAAAATGGCATCTGACTTGGCTACTGCCCTGGCCAAGAAGAAGGAACTGGAGGAGAAGATGGTCTCCCTTCTGCAGGAGAAGAATGATCTGCAGCTGCAAGTAGCATCT GAAGGAGAGAATCTGTCAGATGCTGAGGAGAGATGTGAGGGACTTATCAAGAGCAAGATTCAGCTGGAAGCCAAACTCAAAGAGACAACTGAGAGactggaggatgaagaggaaatCAATTCTGAGCTCACTGCCAAGAAGAGAAAGCTGGAGGATGAATGCTCTGAGCTCAAGAAGGATATTGATGACCTGGAGCTTACCTTGGCCAAAGTGGAGAAGGAGAAACATGCCACTGAGAACAAG GTGAAGAACCTGACTGAGGAGATGGCCTCTCAGGATGAGAGCATTGCTAAGCTGACCAAGGAAAAGAAGGCCCTTCAGGAGGCTCACCAGCAGACTCTTGATGACCTGCAGGCTGAGGAAGACAAAGTCAATACTCTGACCAAAGCAAAGACCAAGCTTGAGCAGCAAGTGGATGAT CTTGAGGGATCCCTGGAGCAAGAGAAGAAGCTGCGTATGGACCTTGAGAGAGCCAAGAGAAAGCTGGAGGGTGATCTCAAACTGGCTCAGGAATCCATCATGGATCTTGAGAATGACAAGCAGCAGTCTGATGAGAAACTTAAGAA GAAGGACTTTGAAGTCAGTCAGCTCCTTAGCAAGATTGAAGATGAGCAGTCAATGGGTGCTCAGCTTCAGAAGAAGATCAAGGAGCTCCAG GCCCGTATTGAGGAACTGGAGGAGGAGATTGAGGCTGAGCGCGCTGCTCGTGCCAAGGTTGAGAAGCAGAGAGCTGACCTCTCCAGGGAACTTGAGGAGATCAgcgagaggctggaggaggctggcgGCGCCACTGCTGCTCAGATTGAGATGAACAAGAAGCGTGAAGCTGAGTTCCAGAAGCTCCGTCGTGACCTCGAGGAGTCCACTCTGCAGCATGaagccactgctgctgctcttcgCAAGAAGCAGGCTGACAGCGTTGCTGAACTCGGAGAGCAGATCGACAACCTCCAGCGTGTCAAGCAGAAGCTTGAGAAGGAGAAGAGTGAATACAAGATGGAGATTGATGACCTCTCCAGCAACATGGAGGCTGTTGCTAAAGCAAAG GGAAATCTGGAAAAGATGTGCCGTACTCTTGAGGACCAACTTAGCGAACTGAAGACCAAGAATGATGAAAATGTCCGTCAAATCAATGACACAAGTGCACAGAAAGCCCGTCTCCTGACAGAAAATG GTGAGTTCGGCCGTCAAATTGAGGAGAAAGAAGCTCTTGTCTCCCAGCTGACCAGAGGCAAACAGGCCTTCACACAGCAGATTGAGGAGCTCAAGAGACAGATTGAAGAGGAGGTTAAG GCCAAGAATGCTCTTGCTCATGGACTGCAATCAGCCCGCCACGACTGTGACCTGCTGAGGGAGCAGtttgaggaggagcaggaggccaAGGCTGAGCTGCAGCGTGGAATGTCCAAGGCCAACAGTGAGGTGGCTCAGTGGAGATCCAAGTATGAAACTGATGCTATCCAGCGCACTGAGGAGCTTGAGGAAGCCAA GAAAAAGCTTGCTCAGCGCCTTCAGGAGGCTGAGGAGCAGATTGAGGCCGTGAATTCCAAGTGTGCTTCTCTTGAGAAGACCAAACAGAGGCTCCAGAGTGAGGTGGAGGACCTCATGATTGATGTGGAGAGGGCCAATGGACTGGCTGCTAACCTGGACAAGAAGCAGAGGAACTTTGACAAG GTGTTGGCAGAGTGGAAGCAGAAGTTTGAGGAGGGTCAGGCAGAGCTTGAGGGAGCACAGAAGGAGGCTCGTACTCTCAGCACTGAGCTGTTCAAGATGAAGAACTCTTATGAGGAAGCTCTGGATCAGCTGGAGACCATGAAGCGTGAAAACAAGAACCTGCAGC AGGAGATCTCAGATCTGACTGAACAGATTGGTGAGACTGGCAAGAGCATCCATGAGCTGGAGAAGTCCAAGAAGCAGGTGGAGACAGAGAAGTCTGAGATCCAGACAGCTCTTGAGGAGGCTGAG GGAACTCTGGAGCACGAGGAGTCTAAGATCCTGCGTGTCCAGCTGGAGCTCAACCAGATTAAGGGTGAGGTGGACAGGAAGCTGGCAGAGAAAGATGAGGAGATGGAGCAGATCAAGAGGAACAGCCAGAGGGTGATTGACTCCATGCAGAGCACCCTTGATTCCGAGGTCAGGAGCAGGAATGATGCCCTGAGAATCAAGAAGAAGATGGAGGGAGACCTGAATGAGATGGAGATTCAGCTGAGCCACGCCAATCGCCAGGCTGCTGAGTCCCAGAAGCAGCTCAGGAATGTGCAGGCACAGCTGAAG GATGCCCAACTGCACCTTGACGATGCTGTCAGAGCTCAGGAAGACGTGAAGGAACAAGCTGCTATGGTGGAACGCAGGAACGGTCTCATGGTTGCTGAAATTGAGGAACTTAGAGCTGCTCtggaacagacagagagaagccGCAAAATCGCTGAGCAGGAGCTGGTGGACGCCAGTGAGCGTGTTGGACTTCTGCACTCTCAG AACACAAGCCTTCTGAACACCAAGAAGAAGCTTGAGACTGacctggtccaggtccagggTGAGGTGGATGACACTGTTCAGGAAGCAAGAAATGCAGAGGATAAGGCCAAGAAGGCCATCACCGAT GCTGCTATGATGGCTGAGGAGCTGAAGAAGGAGCAGGATACCAGCGCTCACCtggagaggatgaagaagaacCTTGAGGTCGCAGTCAAGGACCTGCAGCATCGTCTGGATGAGGCTGAGAACCTGGCCATGAAGGGTGGCAAGAAGCAGCTGCAGAAACTTGAGACAAGG GTGCGTGAGCTGGAGACTGAGGTTGAGGCTGAGCAGAGACGTGGAGCAGATGCTGTTAAGGGTGTCCGCAAATACGAGAGGAGGGTGAAGGAACTCACCTATCAG ACTGAGGAGGACAAGAAAAATGTCACCAGGCTGCAGGATCTGGTTGACAAGCTGCAGCTTAAGGTGAAGGCCTACAAGAGGCAGGCTGAGGAGGCG GAGGAGCAGGCCAACGTTCATCTGTCCAAGTGCAGGAAGGTCCAGCAtgagctggaggaggctgaggaGCGCGCTGACATTGCAGAGTCCCAGGTCAACAAGATGAGAGCCAAGAGCCGTGATGCTGGCAAGGTAAGTACGCATCAGTGTTGTGAAAAATAA